The window AATGGCGTCCAGCGCCTCCTTCACCACCGTGTAGTTCGTCCCCCAGATGACCACCACGGAGGCGATGGCCACGTCCGACAGGGAGAAGCGGCGAGCCGGAGAGGAGGGCGGCGGGCTGGAAGGAGGGGAGGTGCTCACGGCGGAGGGACGCCTGGCGGCGCCGGGCTCCTGTACACCGGAGGCGCTTCCCACGCCATGGCGCTTGTCCCCCGGCGCTCCCTCGGCGTAGATGCCCTCGATGATGAGCTTCCGTTACTCCGACGAGGTGAGGTTCGCGCTGGATATGAAGGCGCCGCTGGTGGCGCTCGAGACGAGCGTGGTGGCCCAGGGCCTGCCGTATCCGGACAACCTCGCCGCCGCCAGGGCCTGCGAAGAGGCCGTTCGCCGAGCGGGTGCCGTGCCTGCTCCCATCGCCGTGGTGGATGGCGAGGTGTGGATCGGCCTCGAGGAGGCAGGCATGCGCCGGCTCGCCGAGGGCAAGGAGAAGCTGATGAAGCTCGGCTCTCGCGACCTGCCCGTGGCCATCGCGCTGAAGGCCTCGGGAGGCACCACCGTGAGCGCCACCTGCGAGCTGGCCTCCGCCGCGGGCATCCGCGTCTTCGCCACCGGGGGGCTGGGCGGCATCCACCGGGGCGTCGCCGAGCACTGGGACATCTCCCAGGACATCGGCGCGCTGGCCCGCTACCCCGTGGCCGTGGTGTGCGCCGGGGCCAAGTCCGTGCTGGATCTGCCCAAGACGATGGAGGCCC of the Hyalangium gracile genome contains:
- a CDS encoding pseudouridine-5'-phosphate glycosidase — encoded protein: MSFRYSDEVRFALDMKAPLVALETSVVAQGLPYPDNLAAARACEEAVRRAGAVPAPIAVVDGEVWIGLEEAGMRRLAEGKEKLMKLGSRDLPVAIALKASGGTTVSATCELASAAGIRVFATGGLGGIHRGVAEHWDISQDIGALARYPVAVVCAGAKSVLDLPKTMEALETAGVPVLGVGTSELPSFYSRSSGLPLEHRVEDAATAARIVRARLELEQGGMVFALPPPEDVALPRADVELHIASALAEAERQGIRGKAVTPFLLSDMAKRTGGKSLKVNLALLTNNSRFAGELAVALARG